The Caldisericia bacterium genomic sequence TTCCATAAATTAAATATTTTTCCCATAAAACTATTGACTTTGGACCATAATCTTTAAGATTTGAAAAATCACTTAAAAATCTCTTAAATGCATTCCATTTATCAAAATCTTCTTTTCCTTTAAATGACCTTCTTCTCATTGCAGCAGCACCAATTATAATATAAATTGGAGTTAAAATTAACCATATAAGATAAAGAAAATTTTTAAATAATATTGTTAAGATAAATGCAACTATTGGAATTAAACATCCTAATCCAACAATAATTGAACTTTTCTTCTCGCTAACTTTATCAAAAAAGTCATATTTTGAAGATTCATTTTTAATCTCCTCTTTAAATTTTTCAAAACTATAATAATATTTTTCTCTATTTTTCTTGATTTTTTTATTCAAATCTTTTATTGTAAATGAATCACCTTTATCAAATAAAATTTTATCTATTAAGACTTTTTCAAATTCTGAAAGTTCTTGTTCTTTTTTTTGATAATTTTCTCTATCAAGTATAAAAGTAATATCTTTTCTTGAAGTAGGAATTTCTTCTAAATCAATAATTCCTTTATGAATTAAATCCATAACTGTTGCTTTTAAAAAAGAGTCTTGGAAATTTCCAAAAGTCATAAGATGTCCTAAAATAGCAGGTTTTATATCACTTGGTGGTTCCCTAAAATATTCAAAATTTTTTGTTATATTATATTCTTTTCCATATTTTAAATATTGTCTTAAAAGAAGAATAACAAAAAGAATTAAACCTAAAAAGGGGAGCCAGACATTCACTTTTGCTAAAACTCTTTTTCTATTAGCTTCATTTGCCCATTTTTTCTCTTCGGCTATTACTTTTTCTTTTATAAACCCTTTTATTTTGTTCTGAGTTATAAAATAGTTAGAAGGGATAAGAATTCTTGCTTCAACAAAAGTATTTGGAGGAACATCTTCAACATAAAGAAATATTTTTTTATCATCTATCTTTTTAATTTCACCCCAAAGTGGTCCATGAGCCCAAATAAGATATTCACTAACAGGAACAGGAGTTACTAAATTTATTGTTGATTCAAATTTTCCAATTTTCTTATCCCATCCTTCTCCTTGTAGTTTCCAATAAAATTCTCCAAAATCTTCATAAACTTTTATTAATCCACTTAACTTATAAATAAATCTAAATGTTTTTGTTTCATCTATAGCAGTATAATAAAAATTAATTCTATAATAACTTCCTCTATCCTCTATATAATAGGAATAAGGTGTATTTGATGTGTCCTTTTTATAAATTTTATTTCCTTCATAAATTTCAAATAATTCAAGATTTTCATAGCCAGCTTTTGGCAAATCATAAAACCCATAAGAAAAACTACCCTGAAATGAATAAGTTCTTTCTTCAACGAAATTTGCACTACCATCTTTATTAATTGTTACATCAATTTTTACTTGAGGTATTGAATAATCTTTTGCATAAGAGATATTAAATTTTAATATAAATATTAAAGAAAATAAAAAAAATATAATAAGAATCTTTTTTTTCATATAAAATTCTCCTTTAAATAAATTTATTCAATTTTATCATTTATTTAACTATTTCTCCACTAAATGTGAAACTCCCCTTTTTTAATCTTATATAAATTTTAGTATCAACTCCAATTAAATTACCACATTCACAAAAATATTTATCATTAATTTTAACAATATGATAAACTTCTTTTATTCTATTTTTCCATAGATGAAGGAGTCTACCTTCTCCAATTTTTTCATATTTACATAATTTCTTTTTACATTTAGAACATCTAAGGGTAAGCATAATTAAAATGCGATTTTAATACAACTTTTAATTAAAAATATCAAAATTATTAATAAAACAATGAAAACAATTATTCTAAATAAACAACTAATTAAACAATATCCATTTTCCATATGATAATTTTAAAATAATTTATAAAGATTTTAAACCACTCCCTGTTAAAATACACACTATATTCTCTTTTTTCTTTAATCTTTTTATATATTTTTTTAATCCTAAATATTGAACTGCTGATGTTGGTTCAACGAAAATTCCCCTTTTTGAAAGTTCAGTTTGAGCTAATATAATCTCTTCTTCTTTTGCAATCAACACTTCTCCTTGTGTTTCATAGATTACTTTTAAAATCTCTTTCCCTCTTAAAGGTTCTGCTATAGCAATTCCTTCTGCAATTGTATACTTTTTATTAAATTTATCTATTTTAATACTTTTCTTTTTATAAGCTTCATAAATAGGTGCGCAATTTTCAGATTGAACACAAATTATTTTTGGATATTTATTTATTAAACCGCTTTCTTTTAAATCTTTAAAACCTCTATAAATACCTAAAAGAAGCGAACCATTTCCAACTGGTATTATTAAAGAATCGGGCAAAGAAAATTCTAATTGTTCAAAAATTTCATAAATAATTGTTTTTGTTCCCTGAATAAAATATGGGTTTAAAAAATGACTTGCATAATAAAAATTTTTGGCATACTCTTTTGCTTTAATATGAACCTCTTCTCTTGAAAAAGGTAAAATATGTAAATTAGCACCAAATATTTCTATTTGTTTAATCTTATTTTTAGATGCACTATTAGGAACAAATATATCACATTCAATACCTCCTAAAGCACAATATGAAGCAATAGATGCACCAGCATTTCCAGATGAATCTTCCACAACTCTTTTTACTCCAAGTTCTTTAACCTTACTTATTAAAACAGTAGACCCTCTATCTTTAAAAGATCCAGTTGGAAATAAAAAATCAAGTTTAAAATAAATTTCATTATCTTCAATATTTAATTTAATTATTGGTGTAAAACCTTCATTAAAAGAAACTAAATTTTTCTCATCCCTGATTGGTAAAAATTTTCTATATCTCCAAAGACCATATTTATTTTTATCAATGGTTTCTATTTTGAACTTAGGATTAAATTCTAAATCTAAAGAACCACCACAATCACATATAACCTTTTTATCCTCTTCTCTATAAACTCTTCCACATTCTGAACATTTAAGATTTGGTTTCACCATTTATTTATTCTGAATTTATTTCTTTGTTAATAATTAATTCCTCAAATATATCAACTATAATTGGATCATACAAAATTCCCTTTTTTTCTTTTAATTCTTTTAATGCTTCTTCACAACTAAAAGCTGGTCTATAAGGTCTATGTGATGTCATTGCTTCATAAACATCGCAAACAGCAATAATTCTTGCTTCAAGAAGAATATCATCATCTTTTAAGCCTAATGGATATCCTGAACCATCGAATCTCTCATGGTGCTGCAAAACAATATCTGCAATTGGACTTAAATATTCAACTCTTTTTATAATTTCATAACCATTGTGTGAATGCTCTTTTACAAGAGAAAATTCATTTTCAGATAGTTTGCCACCCTTATTTAAAACCTCAGTTGGTATTGTTAATTTGCCTATATCATGCATAAATGATGCTAATCTTATTTTTTCAACAACATCTTCTGGTAAATTTAATTTCTTTGCAATTTTTTCTGCAAGATATGCGACTCTTCCTTGATGACCCAATGTGTAAGGGTCTTTCATCTCTGTTATTTTAGTTACTAAATTTAAAACATTATCAAGTGATTTTGCAAGTTTCTTTCTACTTTCTTCTAATTCTTCTTTTAATCTTTTTTCTTCAGTTATATCTCTTAAAATACCAAAAGAATACAAAAATTTTCCATTTTCATCATAAACTGCTGATGCAAATAGTTGTCCCCAAAATATATTACCATCTTTTCTTATATATCTTTTTTCAATATTAAAATAATCTATTTCTTTATTAATAAGTTTTTTAAATAACTCATATTGTCTTTTATAATCTTCAGGAAAAGTAATATCTTTCCATGTTAGTTTCTTTAATTCTTCTTCAGAATAACCTAATAAATTTAAATAAACATTATTATATGCTATATAATTGTCG encodes the following:
- a CDS encoding DUF2207 domain-containing protein, producing MKKKILIIFFLFSLIFILKFNISYAKDYSIPQVKIDVTINKDGSANFVEERTYSFQGSFSYGFYDLPKAGYENLELFEIYEGNKIYKKDTSNTPYSYYIEDRGSYYRINFYYTAIDETKTFRFIYKLSGLIKVYEDFGEFYWKLQGEGWDKKIGKFESTINLVTPVPVSEYLIWAHGPLWGEIKKIDDKKIFLYVEDVPPNTFVEARILIPSNYFITQNKIKGFIKEKVIAEEKKWANEANRKRVLAKVNVWLPFLGLILFVILLLRQYLKYGKEYNITKNFEYFREPPSDIKPAILGHLMTFGNFQDSFLKATVMDLIHKGIIDLEEIPTSRKDITFILDRENYQKKEQELSEFEKVLIDKILFDKGDSFTIKDLNKKIKKNREKYYYSFEKFKEEIKNESSKYDFFDKVSEKKSSIIVGLGCLIPIVAFILTILFKNFLYLIWLILTPIYIIIGAAAMRRRSFKGKEDFDKWNAFKRFLSDFSNLKDYGPKSIVLWEKYLIYGTVLGVAKTVLKALKIIFPQIEDIENGKLIAFATASHFSNINYGLNSLNSAISQIATATASAYKTSSSSWSSGGGGGGGFSGGGGGGGGGSGGGMG
- a CDS encoding threonine synthase; translated protein: MVKPNLKCSECGRVYREEDKKVICDCGGSLDLEFNPKFKIETIDKNKYGLWRYRKFLPIRDEKNLVSFNEGFTPIIKLNIEDNEIYFKLDFLFPTGSFKDRGSTVLISKVKELGVKRVVEDSSGNAGASIASYCALGGIECDIFVPNSASKNKIKQIEIFGANLHILPFSREEVHIKAKEYAKNFYYASHFLNPYFIQGTKTIIYEIFEQLEFSLPDSLIIPVGNGSLLLGIYRGFKDLKESGLINKYPKIICVQSENCAPIYEAYKKKSIKIDKFNKKYTIAEGIAIAEPLRGKEILKVIYETQGEVLIAKEEEIILAQTELSKRGIFVEPTSAVQYLGLKKYIKRLKKKENIVCILTGSGLKSL